In one window of Lewinella sp. 4G2 DNA:
- a CDS encoding peptidylprolyl isomerase produces the protein MKRFLPLLLISFLFTYCSAPKPAFTIPTRSAKALDYVEFANNSEEAVSYAWDFGDGTTSTEANPTHRYYKSGNFMVTLAATNEKGKTKTITQNLVVSAPKECLIRIETPLGEMIARLSDATPKHQDNFVKLVEENFYDGLLFHRVIDGFMLQGGDPQSKDAGPNARLGSGGPGYQIDAEFVDSLAHVKGALAAARTNNPAKRSSGSQFYIASGKPVTDADLNRQEGATGVRYPSDIRAAYLERGGVPFLDQGYTVFGMVIEGLDVVDKIAAVQTGAGDRPKEDVTMKISMIR, from the coding sequence GTGAAAAGATTTCTCCCCCTGCTTCTGATCTCCTTTCTATTCACCTACTGTTCTGCTCCCAAGCCGGCGTTCACCATTCCGACGCGATCGGCAAAGGCGCTGGACTACGTGGAGTTCGCCAACAATAGTGAAGAGGCAGTGTCTTACGCCTGGGACTTCGGTGATGGCACCACCAGCACGGAAGCTAACCCTACCCACCGCTACTACAAAAGTGGCAACTTCATGGTGACGCTGGCCGCCACCAACGAGAAGGGTAAAACCAAAACAATCACCCAAAATTTAGTCGTGAGCGCACCCAAAGAATGTCTGATCCGGATCGAAACGCCCCTGGGCGAAATGATTGCCCGCCTATCCGATGCTACCCCCAAGCACCAGGATAACTTCGTAAAACTCGTGGAGGAGAATTTCTACGATGGCCTCCTATTCCACCGCGTTATCGATGGCTTCATGCTACAGGGCGGAGACCCACAGAGTAAGGACGCCGGCCCCAACGCCCGCCTTGGCTCCGGTGGCCCCGGTTACCAGATCGATGCGGAATTTGTGGACTCGCTCGCCCACGTCAAGGGTGCCCTCGCGGCGGCCCGGACGAACAACCCCGCCAAGCGGTCCAGTGGCTCCCAGTTTTACATTGCTTCCGGTAAGCCGGTAACCGATGCGGATCTGAACCGCCAGGAAGGCGCAACCGGTGTCCGCTACCCAAGCGACATTCGTGCAGCCTACCTCGAGCGGGGTGGCGTTCCATTCTTAGACCAGGGTTACACCGTTTTTGGGATGGTCATTGAAGGCCTCGACGTAGTTGATAAGATCGCCGCGGTACAGACGGGCGCCGGTGACCGGCCGAAGGAGGACGTCACGATGAAGATCTCGATGATCCGGTAG
- the ppgK gene encoding polyphosphate--glucose phosphotransferase: MQQNVILGIDVGATGIKGGLVDVVNGKMLTERHRFDTPSGGKPKDMAKVVKKLVDHFEYEGAVGVGFPAVVRRGTAASAANIDDAWIGTNIEQIFAAATGNRFFALNDADAAGIASMRFGIGQPFMEDGTVLMITIGTGLGGALFVDGELMPNLEIGQIFLRNQKVIAEKFISNKVRRDNDMGWKEFGKKFNKVLSHVDGIFNPDLIILGGGASKHFLEYQKYLKAYADVKPAKLMNTAGTIGAALYAGLKVNK; this comes from the coding sequence ATGCAGCAGAACGTAATCCTAGGAATTGATGTAGGCGCTACCGGAATCAAGGGTGGTTTGGTGGACGTTGTAAATGGCAAAATGCTCACCGAGCGCCACCGCTTCGATACGCCATCCGGAGGTAAGCCGAAGGATATGGCCAAGGTCGTGAAGAAACTCGTCGACCACTTCGAATACGAAGGCGCCGTCGGGGTGGGTTTCCCAGCCGTAGTACGCCGGGGCACGGCTGCCTCAGCGGCGAATATTGACGATGCCTGGATCGGAACGAACATCGAGCAGATCTTCGCCGCCGCAACGGGCAACAGGTTCTTCGCCCTCAACGATGCGGATGCCGCCGGGATCGCTTCCATGCGCTTCGGGATCGGCCAACCTTTTATGGAGGACGGAACCGTCCTCATGATCACCATCGGTACCGGTTTGGGTGGCGCCCTCTTCGTAGACGGTGAATTGATGCCCAATCTGGAAATCGGACAGATCTTCCTACGCAACCAGAAGGTCATCGCGGAGAAGTTCATCAGCAATAAGGTCCGGCGCGATAACGACATGGGTTGGAAGGAATTCGGCAAGAAATTCAACAAGGTCTTGAGCCACGTAGATGGAATCTTCAATCCGGACCTGATCATTCTCGGAGGCGGCGCCAGCAAGCACTTCCTCGAGTACCAAAAGTACCTCAAGGCGTACGCGGACGTCAAGCCCGCCAAACTGATGAATACGGCGGGAACGATTGGCGCGGCACTCTACGCCGGCTTAAAGGTGAATAAGTAA
- a CDS encoding lipid A-modifier LpxR family protein, with amino-acid sequence MFYRLFFLLFLVATPIWALAQVPINGDEPGGAPGDVAGFQIWSANDMYYIPLKTDKYYSAGMGAIYTRYQNKERKGERVRAERGWGIRQDIFTPRNIENPSLLLRDRPFASYSVLEHHRATELSQGWSLRQRYSVGVLGKYSGGAEAQNAVHRMVNFAEELDGWKNQVESDLVLNYRLQLTKRMSLSDRFWLLASGAAQVGTLHTDAGLRFGGHFSIVDHSPTKYLKFSATGEARYVAYNATLTGGLLNRDDRYRGVVQTQRWVRRTEAKFEARYNWLGGQVGINYLSKEFRDGGNHVFVVAGLGVYW; translated from the coding sequence ATGTTTTACCGATTGTTCTTCCTGCTTTTCCTGGTAGCTACGCCCATTTGGGCGCTGGCGCAGGTGCCAATAAATGGGGATGAACCGGGCGGCGCACCGGGTGACGTAGCGGGCTTCCAAATTTGGTCCGCCAATGATATGTACTACATTCCGCTAAAGACGGATAAGTACTACTCCGCCGGGATGGGCGCCATCTACACCCGGTACCAAAACAAGGAAAGGAAAGGTGAGCGCGTAAGGGCCGAACGCGGCTGGGGTATCCGCCAGGATATCTTCACCCCCCGTAACATCGAAAACCCCAGCCTATTGCTGCGGGACCGCCCCTTCGCCAGCTACAGCGTATTGGAGCACCACCGGGCGACGGAATTGAGCCAAGGCTGGTCCCTCCGCCAACGCTATTCGGTGGGCGTGCTCGGGAAATACTCCGGTGGCGCCGAAGCGCAGAACGCCGTCCACCGCATGGTAAACTTCGCCGAGGAATTGGACGGGTGGAAGAATCAGGTCGAATCCGATCTCGTCCTGAACTACCGCCTCCAACTCACTAAGCGCATGTCGTTAAGCGATCGGTTCTGGCTCCTGGCGAGTGGCGCTGCGCAAGTAGGAACGCTGCACACGGACGCGGGTCTACGTTTTGGTGGCCATTTTTCCATCGTGGACCATTCCCCCACGAAATACCTGAAGTTCTCCGCTACGGGGGAAGCCAGGTACGTCGCCTACAACGCTACGCTCACCGGTGGCCTCCTCAACCGGGACGATCGGTACCGGGGCGTCGTCCAAACCCAACGGTGGGTACGCCGCACGGAAGCTAAGTTTGAAGCTCGGTACAACTGGCTCGGAGGGCAAGTGGGGATCAATTACCTCAGCAAGGAATTCAGGGATGGGGGCAACCACGTGTTTGTTGTCGCCGGTCTGGGCGTCTACTGGTAA
- a CDS encoding FdhF/YdeP family oxidoreductase, which yields MNELTPERLHDLKLKKRSKYAAGIPGVGASLEHIKEYTHLKEGMQALLKLNQKGGYDCPSCAWPDPDGNRSPIAEYCENGAKAVAEEATSRRADPAWFAQHSIDEIGAMTDFELGKSGRITEPMYLAPGASHYAPISWDEAFGVVAKELNALASPDEAIFYTSGRASNEAAFLYQLFVRQYGTNNMPDCSNMCHESTGTALSQVLGLGKGTVTLQDLHEADLILLIGQNPGTNHPRMLSALKTCKDNGGRIISVNPLPETGLMKFVDPQDPLNILARGTKLSDVFLQVRINEDMSLVRAICKILYDEEQEAPGSIFDREFIEQHTSGYAAWETMIAATDVEACIAAAGVEPQLVYEAAGLIAASKKIVLCYAMGLTQHENSVDIIKEMVNLLLCKGAMGKPGAGICPVRGHSNVQGDRTVGVWEKLKPELGEALRNYFNFEPPTEEGYDTVNSIKAMHAGKAKVFVSLGGNWLSATPDTLFVAEGLRQCNLTVHICTKPNRSHVVHGKQSLLLPCLGRTEIDLREAGEQFVSCENSMGVVQMSKGVLEPRSSELRSEPAIIAGMAAATLGDRTTVDWAEMVRDYDNIRDAIAACVTGFERYNERVREPAGFYLPNGPRNRRFDTSDGKAQFSTPTLSHHDLTGDEFLMMTVRSHDQYNTTIYGLQDRYRGIHNERRVVMMNEADIAERGLTSGQRVDLTSTYDGEVRRVNLFQIVPYSIPRGNICTYFPETNPLVPITRTARGSNTPISKSVRVRVIPR from the coding sequence ATGAACGAACTAACCCCCGAACGCCTCCACGACCTCAAACTCAAGAAGCGATCAAAGTACGCCGCCGGCATCCCCGGCGTCGGCGCCTCCCTGGAGCACATCAAGGAATACACCCACCTCAAGGAAGGCATGCAGGCCCTCCTGAAACTTAACCAGAAGGGCGGCTACGATTGCCCCAGTTGCGCCTGGCCCGATCCGGACGGCAACCGCAGCCCCATCGCCGAATACTGCGAGAACGGGGCGAAGGCCGTCGCCGAAGAAGCGACGTCGCGGCGGGCCGATCCGGCTTGGTTTGCCCAACATTCCATCGACGAGATAGGGGCCATGACCGACTTCGAACTCGGCAAATCCGGCCGCATCACCGAGCCGATGTACCTGGCGCCGGGGGCCAGCCACTACGCGCCCATCAGTTGGGACGAAGCCTTCGGGGTGGTCGCCAAAGAACTCAATGCGCTCGCTTCGCCCGACGAGGCCATCTTCTACACCAGCGGCCGGGCCAGCAACGAGGCGGCCTTTTTGTACCAACTGTTCGTGCGGCAGTACGGGACGAACAACATGCCCGATTGCTCCAACATGTGCCACGAAAGTACCGGGACGGCGCTGTCGCAGGTGCTGGGTTTGGGAAAGGGAACCGTGACCCTGCAGGACCTCCACGAGGCCGACCTCATTCTCCTGATCGGCCAAAACCCGGGGACGAACCACCCCCGCATGCTCTCCGCCCTCAAAACCTGTAAGGATAACGGCGGGCGCATCATTTCCGTCAATCCACTACCGGAAACCGGGCTGATGAAGTTCGTCGATCCCCAGGATCCCCTCAATATCCTGGCCCGCGGTACGAAGCTGTCGGACGTCTTCCTGCAGGTGCGGATCAACGAGGACATGAGCCTCGTCCGCGCCATCTGCAAAATTCTGTACGATGAGGAGCAAGAGGCACCTGGCAGCATCTTCGACCGGGAATTCATCGAGCAACACACCTCCGGCTACGCCGCCTGGGAAACCATGATCGCCGCCACCGACGTGGAGGCCTGCATCGCCGCCGCGGGGGTAGAGCCCCAGCTGGTCTACGAAGCCGCCGGCCTGATCGCCGCCTCCAAAAAAATCGTCCTCTGCTACGCCATGGGCCTGACGCAGCACGAGAATAGCGTGGACATCATCAAGGAAATGGTCAACCTCCTCCTCTGCAAAGGGGCGATGGGGAAACCGGGCGCCGGCATCTGCCCCGTCCGCGGCCACTCCAACGTGCAGGGCGACCGGACCGTCGGCGTCTGGGAAAAACTCAAGCCGGAACTGGGCGAAGCGCTGCGGAATTACTTCAATTTCGAGCCACCCACCGAGGAGGGCTACGACACCGTCAACAGCATCAAGGCCATGCACGCGGGGAAGGCGAAAGTGTTCGTCAGCCTCGGAGGTAACTGGCTCTCCGCCACGCCCGATACCTTATTCGTGGCTGAAGGCCTGCGCCAGTGTAACCTCACCGTTCACATTTGTACCAAGCCGAACCGGAGCCACGTCGTCCACGGAAAACAGTCCCTCCTGTTACCCTGCCTGGGCCGGACGGAGATCGACCTCCGCGAAGCCGGCGAGCAGTTTGTCAGCTGTGAGAACTCGATGGGCGTCGTCCAGATGAGCAAGGGTGTCCTCGAACCCCGCAGCAGTGAGCTTCGCAGCGAGCCGGCCATCATCGCCGGCATGGCCGCCGCCACCCTCGGCGACCGTACCACGGTAGACTGGGCGGAGATGGTTCGCGACTACGACAACATCCGCGATGCCATCGCCGCCTGCGTCACCGGCTTCGAACGCTACAACGAACGGGTACGGGAGCCCGCCGGATTCTACTTGCCAAACGGCCCCCGCAATCGCCGCTTCGATACCTCCGACGGTAAAGCCCAGTTCTCTACGCCCACGTTAAGCCACCACGATCTGACGGGTGATGAATTCCTGATGATGACCGTCCGCAGCCACGACCAGTATAACACGACCATCTACGGTTTGCAGGACCGCTACCGGGGCATCCACAACGAGCGCCGGGTCGTGATGATGAACGAAGCCGACATCGCCGAGCGCGGCCTCACCTCCGGACAACGGGTGGATTTGACGAGTACCTACGACGGGGAAGTCCGCCGCGTCAATCTCTTTCAGATCGTGCCCTACAGCATTCCTCGCGGCAATATTTGTACCTACTTCCCGGAAACGAACCCACTGGTACCCATTACGCGGACGGCTCGGGGCAGCAATACGCCGATCAGTAAGTCGGTGCGGGTGCGGGTCATTCCCCGGTAA
- a CDS encoding YiaA/YiaB family inner membrane protein codes for MAHSIIDHSNSKSFHNMAWISFVLAALGTIAGIVLLEATTITKGFLAMGFVFTVSSCFTLAKVIRDKHEADRLYNKVERAKTEKFLSESENPGREF; via the coding sequence ATGGCACATTCCATCATCGACCACTCCAACAGTAAATCGTTCCACAACATGGCCTGGATCAGCTTCGTGCTGGCCGCCCTGGGGACGATCGCGGGCATCGTCCTCCTCGAAGCTACGACCATCACCAAAGGCTTCCTCGCCATGGGTTTCGTCTTCACCGTAAGCTCCTGCTTTACCCTCGCCAAAGTCATCCGCGATAAGCACGAGGCGGACCGGCTCTACAACAAGGTGGAGCGAGCTAAGACGGAGAAGTTTCTGAGTGAATCCGAGAACCCGGGGAGGGAGTTTTAG
- a CDS encoding glycosyltransferase gives MHIHVVIPVIDEAPNLRELLPLLLGELVGRGTVTVADGGSTDDIADVMATHPEVNHYHCSQCGRAFQMNAAARQFATAADVVYFVHADTRPPGGFYEDIKSAVDEGYDVGCYRFKFDMFHPLLSINAFCTRFNGLACRGGDQSLYLTRKAFEQLDGFREMKIMEDYDIIQRTWASDLQFKVMPKDILVSARKYRVNGWFRVQMANLKVFRMYKAGEPEEEMIRTYRRMLDPW, from the coding sequence ATGCACATCCACGTTGTTATCCCCGTCATTGACGAAGCGCCCAATTTGCGGGAGCTCCTTCCCCTGCTACTGGGGGAGTTAGTTGGCCGGGGCACCGTCACCGTAGCGGACGGTGGTAGCACGGATGATATCGCCGACGTGATGGCTACCCACCCCGAAGTAAATCATTACCACTGCAGCCAGTGTGGCCGCGCCTTTCAAATGAATGCGGCGGCCCGCCAGTTCGCCACGGCGGCGGACGTGGTGTACTTCGTCCATGCGGATACGCGGCCGCCCGGAGGGTTCTACGAAGACATAAAATCGGCCGTAGACGAAGGATACGATGTAGGCTGTTACCGCTTCAAGTTTGACATGTTCCATCCCTTGCTCTCCATCAATGCCTTCTGCACCCGCTTCAACGGATTGGCTTGCCGGGGTGGGGACCAATCCCTCTACCTGACCCGTAAAGCCTTTGAGCAACTGGACGGCTTTCGCGAGATGAAAATCATGGAAGACTACGACATCATCCAACGCACGTGGGCGAGCGATCTGCAGTTCAAAGTGATGCCGAAGGACATCCTCGTTTCCGCGCGTAAGTACCGCGTCAATGGCTGGTTCCGCGTGCAAATGGCCAATCTCAAAGTCTTCCGCATGTATAAAGCGGGGGAGCCGGAGGAGGAGATGATTCGGACTTATCGGCGGATGTTGGATCCGTGGTAG
- a CDS encoding class I SAM-dependent rRNA methyltransferase, whose translation MKTLPITLTAPGERALRAGHPWLFDGAIRSVKGEGRAGDLAIVFSVKKNKCIGVGLYDPDSPIRIRVLQAGPAKIDAAFFREKIEVAKAKRTDLLKTDTNGYRLLHGENDGLPGLVVDVYAGVAVLKLYSPAWLPWLALLQPLIVELADARALVLRLARVVQGAAAGAGLKDGQVLAGTLPNEEITFREHGLQFYANVVKGHKTGFFLDHRANRKRIGELAEGKRVLDVFSYAGGFSVHALGGGAERVTSLDISEPALAQARRNVQLNFGDQPAVEDRHQTLAADAFEGLADLAKEDESFDLVIVDPPSFAKSDREIPGALKAYRRVNKLAVPLVAPGGIFVAASCSARVSSDEFFRVIASVLQSSGRKHQFLEKSFHDVDHPIGFAEGAYLKTVYYRVW comes from the coding sequence TTGAAAACCCTCCCCATCACCCTCACCGCTCCCGGCGAACGCGCCCTCCGCGCCGGCCACCCCTGGTTGTTCGACGGGGCGATCCGGTCGGTCAAGGGCGAAGGCCGGGCGGGGGATTTGGCGATCGTTTTCAGCGTCAAAAAGAATAAGTGTATTGGCGTGGGGCTGTACGATCCGGACTCCCCGATCCGCATCCGCGTGCTGCAAGCCGGCCCGGCGAAGATCGATGCGGCGTTCTTCCGGGAGAAGATTGAGGTAGCAAAAGCCAAACGCACGGATTTGCTCAAAACCGATACCAATGGCTACCGCCTCCTGCACGGCGAGAATGATGGTTTGCCCGGTTTGGTCGTCGATGTCTACGCCGGCGTGGCGGTCCTGAAGCTCTACTCCCCGGCCTGGTTGCCGTGGTTGGCATTGCTGCAACCACTCATCGTCGAGTTAGCAGATGCCCGGGCACTGGTGCTGCGCCTGGCTAGAGTAGTTCAGGGCGCTGCCGCAGGTGCCGGGTTAAAGGACGGGCAAGTGCTGGCGGGCACCCTGCCCAACGAAGAGATCACTTTCCGCGAACACGGGCTCCAGTTCTACGCCAACGTGGTGAAGGGACACAAGACCGGCTTCTTCCTCGACCACCGCGCCAACCGCAAACGAATCGGCGAACTGGCCGAAGGGAAGCGGGTGCTCGACGTGTTTTCCTACGCGGGCGGCTTCAGCGTCCACGCCCTCGGTGGCGGCGCCGAGCGGGTGACGAGCCTCGACATCAGTGAACCGGCCCTGGCCCAGGCCCGCCGCAACGTCCAACTCAATTTCGGAGACCAACCCGCTGTAGAGGACCGCCACCAAACCCTTGCCGCCGATGCCTTCGAGGGACTGGCCGACCTCGCCAAAGAAGATGAATCCTTCGACCTCGTGATCGTGGACCCTCCGAGTTTCGCTAAGTCGGACCGGGAGATCCCCGGCGCCCTTAAGGCGTATCGACGGGTGAATAAACTGGCCGTTCCGCTGGTCGCTCCGGGAGGGATCTTCGTAGCTGCCTCCTGTTCCGCCCGCGTGTCGTCGGACGAATTTTTTCGGGTCATTGCGTCCGTACTGCAGTCTTCGGGGCGGAAGCACCAGTTCTTGGAGAAAAGCTTTCACGACGTGGACCACCCCATTGGTTTTGCCGAAGGAGCCTACCTCAAGACGGTGTATTACCGGGTGTGGTAG
- a CDS encoding SIS domain-containing protein, with protein MNRAAQTIRDNLQTSLHLRQRLLEDDATTETVTRITQAIIDCYASDGKVFFCGNGGSAADAQHLAAELSGRYYYDRPPLFAEALHVNTSYITAVANDYSFAEIYSRWVTAIGRKGDVLIAMSTSGNSENVVRAVKKGNENGMVTVGFTGESGGKLAGLCDHLLAIPSTDTPRIQELHMLYGHTICEIVERAVFPKTTD; from the coding sequence ATGAACCGTGCCGCCCAGACCATCCGCGACAACCTCCAAACTTCCCTGCACCTGCGGCAGCGCCTGCTGGAAGACGACGCGACGACGGAAACCGTAACCCGGATCACCCAGGCCATCATCGATTGCTACGCCAGCGACGGCAAGGTGTTCTTCTGCGGCAACGGCGGCTCCGCGGCGGACGCCCAGCACCTCGCCGCCGAACTCTCCGGCCGTTACTACTACGACCGGCCACCCCTCTTCGCTGAAGCCCTGCACGTCAACACGAGCTACATCACGGCGGTAGCGAACGATTATTCCTTCGCCGAGATCTACTCCCGCTGGGTCACCGCCATCGGCCGGAAGGGCGACGTCCTGATCGCCATGTCTACTTCTGGCAATAGCGAAAACGTCGTCCGCGCCGTCAAAAAAGGCAACGAAAATGGTATGGTAACGGTCGGCTTCACCGGCGAATCCGGCGGCAAACTAGCCGGGCTGTGTGATCACCTACTGGCCATCCCCAGCACCGACACCCCCAGAATTCAGGAGTTGCACATGCTCTACGGCCACACCATTTGCGAGATTGTGGAGCGGGCTGTCTTTCCGAAGACTACAGACTGA
- a CDS encoding glycosyltransferase, whose amino-acid sequence MSSPSERTISFIIPVFNRQDEVEELLASMAAQTEGGFEVVLVEDGSEHKSDEIAERYADRLNVKYFYKANSGPGQSRNYGFERASGNYGIFLDSDCVLPPDYFRVITQALRERNLDCFGGPDAAHEDFTDTQKAINYAMTSTFTTGGIRGSSEKMEKFHPRSFNMGYSREVFEQTGGFSKLRFGEDIDMSIRINRAGFTAGLVKEAFVYHKRRATLRQFFKQVFNSGIARINLHKAHPGSLKLVHFAPAVFTLGVTFAVLLGLIWSPVFFAVPLIYALLILVDATVKTGSLTIGARAVVASFVMLFGYGTGFLSAFWKRIVLGKDVYSAFEKTFYD is encoded by the coding sequence ATGAGCAGCCCTTCGGAACGCACCATCTCCTTCATCATCCCGGTCTTCAACCGCCAGGATGAGGTAGAGGAACTCCTCGCCAGCATGGCCGCCCAGACGGAGGGGGGCTTCGAGGTCGTCCTCGTAGAAGATGGCTCCGAACACAAATCCGACGAGATCGCGGAGCGCTACGCCGACCGCCTCAACGTGAAGTACTTCTACAAGGCCAACTCCGGCCCCGGCCAGAGCCGCAACTACGGGTTCGAACGGGCCAGCGGCAACTACGGCATCTTCCTGGATAGCGACTGCGTGCTGCCACCGGATTACTTCCGCGTCATCACCCAGGCCCTGCGGGAACGGAACCTGGACTGCTTCGGTGGCCCCGACGCCGCCCACGAGGATTTCACCGACACACAGAAGGCTATCAACTACGCGATGACGTCCACCTTTACGACAGGGGGCATCCGCGGCAGCAGCGAGAAGATGGAGAAGTTCCACCCCCGCAGCTTCAACATGGGCTACTCGCGGGAGGTCTTCGAGCAAACCGGAGGTTTTTCCAAACTGCGCTTCGGGGAGGACATCGACATGAGCATCCGCATCAACCGGGCCGGCTTCACGGCGGGTTTGGTGAAGGAGGCTTTCGTCTACCACAAACGCCGGGCGACGCTGCGGCAATTCTTTAAGCAAGTGTTCAACTCCGGCATCGCGCGGATCAACCTGCACAAGGCCCATCCGGGTTCATTGAAATTGGTCCACTTCGCTCCGGCCGTCTTTACGCTGGGCGTCACGTTCGCCGTTTTACTTGGCCTGATCTGGTCGCCGGTCTTCTTTGCCGTCCCCCTGATTTACGCCCTCCTCATTCTGGTGGACGCCACCGTAAAAACGGGCAGCCTCACCATCGGCGCGCGGGCCGTGGTGGCGAGTTTCGTCATGCTTTTCGGGTACGGTACGGGCTTCCTCTCCGCCTTCTGGAAACGGATCGTACTGGGGAAGGACGTCTACTCGGCTTTTGAGAAGACGTTTTATGATTAG
- a CDS encoding UDP-glucose/GDP-mannose dehydrogenase family protein, with protein MKIAVVGTGYVGLVTGTCFAETGNEVICVDIDAKKVERMRQGDVPIYEPDLDVLFARNQKQGRLKFTTDLQSAVDHAEIIFLALPTPPGDDGQADLKYILGVAKDLSGMISKYTVVVDKSTVPVGTGERVHAALAEKLDTDLFDVVSNPEFLREGVAVDDFLKPDRVVIGTESEKAEEVMRRLYEPFVRSGNPIIFMDIRSAEMTKYAANSYLATRITFMNEIANLCEQTGADVDAVRKGMGSDTRIGKRFLFPGVGYGGSCFPKDVQALAHTAGQYDYNFKILDAVMDVNTRQRFRIADKIEAYFGDDLKGKTVSLWGLAFKPNTDDIREAPALYTIDRLLAAGANVRAFDPEAMDNVKELYGDKVTFCGDQYEALQGADCLGIMTEWSVFRTPSFDRMKEAMAAPIIFDGRNLYDLRRMVEAGFYYDSIGRSKVG; from the coding sequence ATGAAAATTGCAGTTGTAGGCACCGGATACGTTGGCCTCGTTACCGGAACGTGTTTCGCCGAAACCGGCAACGAAGTGATCTGCGTCGACATCGACGCCAAGAAAGTTGAACGCATGCGCCAGGGCGACGTGCCCATCTACGAGCCCGACCTGGACGTCCTCTTCGCCCGCAACCAGAAGCAGGGCCGCCTGAAATTCACGACCGACCTGCAATCCGCCGTCGACCACGCCGAGATCATCTTCCTCGCCCTCCCAACCCCCCCGGGGGACGACGGGCAGGCGGACCTCAAATACATCCTCGGCGTAGCCAAGGACCTCTCCGGCATGATCAGCAAGTACACCGTGGTGGTGGACAAATCCACCGTACCCGTCGGGACGGGCGAACGCGTGCACGCCGCCCTCGCCGAAAAGCTGGATACGGACCTGTTCGACGTCGTTTCCAACCCCGAATTCCTCCGCGAAGGCGTGGCGGTGGACGACTTCCTGAAGCCCGACCGCGTCGTGATCGGCACCGAATCGGAAAAGGCCGAGGAGGTGATGCGCCGCCTCTACGAACCCTTCGTCCGCAGCGGCAACCCCATCATTTTTATGGATATCCGCTCGGCCGAAATGACCAAATACGCCGCCAACTCCTACCTGGCCACGCGGATCACGTTCATGAACGAGATCGCCAACCTGTGCGAGCAGACGGGCGCTGACGTAGATGCCGTGCGGAAGGGGATGGGCAGTGATACCCGGATCGGCAAACGCTTCCTTTTCCCCGGCGTCGGCTACGGGGGCAGCTGTTTCCCGAAGGACGTCCAGGCCCTCGCCCACACCGCCGGGCAGTACGACTACAACTTCAAGATTCTGGACGCCGTAATGGACGTCAATACCCGCCAACGCTTCCGGATCGCCGACAAGATCGAGGCCTACTTCGGCGACGACCTGAAGGGCAAAACCGTCTCCCTCTGGGGCTTGGCCTTCAAACCGAATACCGACGACATCCGCGAAGCCCCCGCCCTCTACACCATCGACCGCCTACTGGCCGCCGGCGCCAACGTCCGCGCTTTCGACCCCGAAGCGATGGACAACGTAAAGGAACTTTACGGCGACAAGGTCACCTTCTGCGGCGACCAGTACGAAGCCCTCCAGGGCGCCGACTGCTTGGGCATCATGACCGAATGGTCCGTCTTCCGCACCCCCAGCTTCGACCGGATGAAGGAAGCTATGGCTGCCCCAATCATTTTCGACGGCCGTAACCTCTACGACCTCCGCCGCATGGTGGAAGCCGGCTTCTACTACGATTCGATTGGGCGGAGTAAGGTGGGGTAG
- a CDS encoding cytidylate kinase family protein, with translation MSLRKITITGDLGSGKSVVSKVLKEKLGFPIVSTGTIQRAMAAELGVSTLELNRLAETDPSIDQKIDAASIALNDEPEPFISDSRMSWFFIKDALKIYLKVDPKIAAARIFGDENRFSEAYENVEEAFNQLGLRRAAEIERFIEKYGVDYTDLGQYDLIIDTGSVTPEEVASVILARHACG, from the coding sequence ATGAGCCTCAGAAAAATTACCATCACCGGTGATCTCGGTAGCGGGAAGTCCGTCGTCAGCAAGGTCCTGAAGGAGAAGTTGGGTTTTCCCATCGTCAGCACCGGCACCATCCAGCGGGCCATGGCCGCCGAACTGGGGGTCTCTACGCTGGAGCTCAACCGCTTGGCGGAAACGGACCCTTCCATCGACCAGAAGATCGACGCGGCCTCCATCGCCCTCAACGATGAGCCCGAGCCGTTCATCTCCGACTCCCGGATGTCCTGGTTCTTCATTAAGGACGCGCTCAAGATCTACCTGAAGGTGGACCCCAAGATTGCCGCCGCCCGCATTTTTGGCGACGAGAATCGCTTCTCCGAAGCCTACGAAAACGTGGAGGAGGCTTTTAACCAACTCGGCCTCCGCCGGGCCGCCGAGATCGAGCGCTTCATCGAGAAGTACGGGGTGGATTACACCGATCTGGGCCAGTACGACCTTATAATTGATACCGGGTCCGTCACCCCCGAGGAGGTGGCCAGCGTCATTTTGGCGCGGCACGCCTGTGGCTGA